A window from Bufo bufo chromosome 1, aBufBuf1.1, whole genome shotgun sequence encodes these proteins:
- the TMPRSS13 gene encoding transmembrane protease serine 13 produces the protein MDNTRHYDNAPCAPYPGYNQPGSYGTNYQPYTIQPSPPPPSYVIERPPSRKMPFSFFSNRASRIFAVIVVAVTLIGIGLIIAYKLNAFGNSSSSSQPREKCFANKTLCNGIAECSEGSDESGCVRFRWDNSLVQVMSRKQENLWLPVCSTGVNSNFPSYVCKRFGFLEGPTTEQVTLNDNPSNVGLHTSGTSDTIQGGLDSETCTSGQYLSVRCSDCGQDKRSRIIGGTEATSGDWPWQISLQVRTSSQYEHICGGTIINNYWVLTASHCFSTSIPLNLMRVVSGTSNLDQARSTSSIAAVIRHEDYNEDTDDFDVALIKLSTPLTFSAVIQPVCLPMAQQNFKPGSTCWISGFGKTVASSKETSTVLMNTQVNLISTSVCNSPSVYNGAITPRMMCAGDLRGGKDSCQGDSGGPLVCLDNNRWYLAGVTSWGTGCGQPNKPGVYTYVPQILSWVYTKMEMGRNL, from the exons CATTACGACAATGCTCCATGTGCACCATATCCAGGTTATAACCAACCAGGCAGCTATGGTACCAACTACCAGCCATATACCATTCAGccaagtcctcctcctccttcctacGTGATTGAAAGGCCAC CTTCAAGGAAGATGCCATTTTCCTTCTTTTCAAACCGTGCCTCCAGAATTTTTGCTGTCATTGTAGTAGCCGTCACGCTCATTGGAATTGGTCTCATCATTGCAT ataAACTTAATGCATTCGGGAACTCTTCTTCATCCAGCCAACCTAGAGAGAAGTGTTTTGCCAACAAGACTCTCTGCAATGGAATTGCTGAGTGTTCGGAAGGAAGCGACGAGTCTGGATGCG TGCGCTTTAGGTGGGACAACTCGCTGGTTCAAGTTATGTCCCGGAAACAGGAGAACCTATGGTTACCGGTGTGTTCCACAGGAGTCAACAGTAACTTCCCTTCCTATGTGTGCAAACGTTTTGGATTTCTAGA AGGTCCGACCACAGAGCAGGTGACCTTGAATGACAATCCTTCCAATGTAGGGCTTCACACCTCGGGAACTTCTGATACCATACAGGGAGGTCTGGACAG TGAAACTTGTACGAGCGGACAGTATCTATCTGTGCGATGCTCAG ACTGTGGGCAGGATAAGAGGAGCAGGATTATCGGTGGTACAGAGGCCACGTCTGGTGACTGGCCCTGGCAAATCAGCTTGCAAGTTCGCACTTCAAGTCAATATGAACACATATGTGGAGGGACAATTATTAACAATTATTGGGTGCTGACGGCATCTCACTGTTTCTCCAC CTCAATTCCCCTGAATTTGATGAGGGTAGTATCTGGCACCAGCAATCTGGATCAGGCTCGCAGCACATCGTCTATAGCAGCCGTTATTAGACATGAGGATTATAACGAAGACACAGATGACTTTGATGTGGCGTTGATTAAATTAAGTACCCCATTAACTTTCTCAG CTGTTATTCAGCCGGTCTGCCTTCCAATGGCCCAGCAGAACTTTAAACCTGGCTCCACATGCTGGATCAGTGGCTTTGGTAAAACTGTAGCTTCTTCGA AGGAAACATCCACAGTGCTGATGAACACACAGGTGAACCTTATCAGTACTTCAGTCTGTAACAGTCCTAGTGTGTACAATGGAGCCATTACTCCCAGAATGATGTGTGCTGGTGACCTTCGGGGAGGAAAGGATTCATGCCAG GGAGACAGTGGAGGACCACTGGTGTGTCTTGACAATAATCGCTGGTACTTGGCAGGAGTGACGAGCTGGGGCACTGGTTGTGGACAGCCAAATAAACCTGGAGTGTATACATATGTCCCTCAGATCCTGTCATGGGTATACACCAAAATGGAG ATGGGGAGAAATCTGTGA